In the Salvia splendens isolate huo1 unplaced genomic scaffold, SspV2 ctg864, whole genome shotgun sequence genome, AACGTCGCCTTTGTTAGACCAAAATAGACCTTTTTTTTACCTCGTTTCCAACGCGAAACTCCTCCAAGCATATTGGACACTCACTGCAATCAGTTGGAACTGCCTTGAGCCTGAACTTTGGAAGTTCTTGAATAAGTGCCTCAACTGCTTCTCTCTGTATGTCAAAAGAAATCAGAAGCTCATTCATTTGAAGCCGAAGGTAGACTTCTGCTCGTTCGTTACCTGAGCTGGGGTCATGTAAAGTCCTGGGTGGTACATCGCTACTTCCTGCATCTTGACCATCCCTCTCATCTCTTGCCCAGCAGCTTCAACGGCCCAATCTGGCACTCTAACCATGTCGACTAGAACCTATAGGAAAAACAGCCCCATCGAGGGAAAAAAGGTTAGACACAGCTTGTATTTCAATCAGTGATATTCGAGGGAGAATAAATCAgtgtataaaaaaaatcaacattaTACCACTATTCACTGAGAACCGCTGACATTTAATCTCTATTTATAGAAACATAAATGCCCTAACTCGGTGCAGTTTCAACATATGCAATCTTTCCCCACAAAGACACCATGTGAAGGTTCCACTAAAGATAAAGCTCATAAGAAATAGTGAACTCATTGTCATGGAATGCCGAGCAAAAACATTGTACTAGGACCACTTTGACTAAGTGTAGTAAATTTTGCACATCCAAGTTTAAAGCTATGGAATGAACAAGAAGTTAAACGAACTTACTCCATATTCTGAAACGGGGATCCCTTGTTGTGCACGCAATTGATGTGCCTGTCTCCTTGTTAACCACTGCAAGATATGAAGGAAGATAAACTTAGaataaaaaattgttaaaaCGAACAATCTGTTAAAACACATGACATTAGCGTCATCATCTTATTTTCGCATTCACGTGCAAAAAGAAGCCTACAAAAGCTCGGACAAAGTAAGGTGAGGTCTAACTAAAGGCATCTCTAACCTTTCCCATACAGATGCAAGCAATGCCAACGAGTCCACAATAGCTGAATAGCAGCCAAATAAGGAAACCCCATTTTTGACCATCTTCTGGCAACTGAAAAATGGTTCTAAACATTATATTCGTTCCAGTTTTACAGCAGTGTAATATACTAGCTCATGCCCAGACGAGACAAGGGGAGACTTACGCAGGTTCTTGAACGATTGAACCAAAGAGTACCAATGACCGTCCAAGCCAGAAGGAAGGGATAAAGTAGCAGAACAAGGATGGACAGCACAACAATCCTTCCGTAAAAACGTTTATATCTCTGCTGCCAACCAAGATCTCTGAGCAATTGTCAACAAGGCTAAGGTTATTACATAAAGGAGAGACGAGTAAAAGCATCTCCAGAATTTGAACATTTTGGCCAATGAATGAACATCTGTTACTATTCTTTATCTAAACGCACCACTTACTATATAGCTTGACCTCTTACTATTACTTATCCATGATTCTCCTATGATGTTGAGACCAAGATTTACATCAATATGTTACATCCTAAATAAAGACGGCAAAGAACTATAACCCACACGTCCTAGAGTATAAATTTTACAATATATCATGAATAAAACATAGGCTGGGAGAAGAAAGGTCCTTACAATCCCATTCCGGCAGCCAACCCATTATCAACAAACATCAAGAGCCGGAAAATGAACACAGTCGTATAGTCAACCTAACAATATGAAGAGAGAAAACACACTGTGATTATAAACAACCTCAATACTCTCTTCAATAAACCCCATTTAGCCTTCTTGAAAGCTTAGCAAGCTCACCACAATCCATATGTGCAAAGGGTTAGCACATGAATGGTATCTCTTCCAATTGATTGCCACAATGATTCTAACATTCAGTCAAGGAAACTATACAAGATGAATTATAATCATTTTTATATTCTATCAATCATGAGAAAAATATTGCTAGATTTTACAAATACGTAACCTCCCAATATCTGAAATTGATAGAACTTCATAGATATCATGAATCAAGAAATGAATTCTACAACATCCATTCATCAAAAGGATACACACTTGTAGCTAGCATAGACAAGAAGAACCCATCATACCTGCAAGAAATTAGAACCCAAATTCAAAATCCAGAACTGATACCCATAAAAACTGAAACCCTAGATACATATTCGCCCAAATTCAAGAAATTGAACAGGAACTATATAACCCatgaagaaaaaacaaaaacagaaacaaaatcaaaagcGAAACCAAAGTTTCTGCCTCATTTACTCAGCGAAATGGAAGTTAAAAGTTGCAGCGAAAGACATACCACTTGAAATCAACCCCTTTGATCGCCATTTGAATTTTCAGCTGCGAATTCAAGATTTGATGTTCATTTCTCCGATTGAACTCCCAATTAAACTGAGCTCAATTGAAAGTAAACAACAATTGGTCAAGCGGAACTATTAGCTGAGTGTGTAGAAATCTAATATGCAAGAAACTATATTTTGAGGCCGACAAGATTAAAgatttcaagtttttttttctggGAAGGGAAAACAGAGGAAATATTGTGAATTTGGGCTCTGTGAGTAATTTTCTTTTCCATTTAGAAATGACTACCGAAATCTCACCCTTGATTACTCTTTTAACACTGGTGTAAAATTAAATAGTTTACAGGAATAATACGGTTTAGGAtaacttaaataaataaatacagtttaattcaaacaattgatagaaaagaaaagaaaagaaaactgGGAGGATAATGCCCTTTATTCATTAACAGAACAAAATCACGATTccataattaaatattctttTAGGTAAGCTAATAAGTAAATAATAATCAATATTTTCTGTACTTTTCAAAAATACTtatgtattttttctttttaatacaTCCAAAAAATTAGCCAATTCCCATTGTCTTACAACATTATCACTAATTatatactacatccgtccctgaaaatttgtcccattttttcatttccatcTGTCTCCCAAaatttatctcatttcactttttaccatttttgtagtggaccccatatttcactaactacttcctactcacattttattataaaactaatatataaaagtaggactcataaTCTACTAACCTTTTCAATTAACTTtacattacatttcttaaaacccatgcgagtcaaagtgggacaatatttgggggacggaggtagtactattaaggccatccacaagccagccctatgcaccgccgcgtcagcattttatcctcctgtccttccacctgcagtggggcgccctaaggcacgccctaagcattttactattgttttgttatttaatttaatgttttcaaatatataaatcaaaacttattaaaaaacacatcgattaactaaaagaacggcaaaaattcatttattttaaaaataaagttacaagagttagagatgcccaccggttccggttccgaaccggaaccgtggcaattttcccgaaccggaaccgtcgcaattcgggtcgcggtccggttcaggttcaagatattccgaaccggaaccgttgccgaaccggcggttcgggacggttcggaaccggcggttaaccggtggaaccgccggttcgggcgcgtATATCAAGGCATCAGGGATGGGGCcgacggcggcagcttttcagctgcaaaaccggccggtttcggcggtttttggcggttaaccgtgaaaaccggcggttttgcccggaaaccggcggttttccgccaaaaccgcggGTTTTctgaaaattcaattttttttttcaaatttcaaattcgaattcttccataagagtttctctcttcaatctcccaattctctctctttgtctccaatttctcatttgtgctattgtgcttccatttaattacgcaagtgctactcttattacgcattgttatacacttatacttgttcccgtagttctataagttgtctttctttctcaattgctaaaataaaaaaatatatattattccatatttctacatttctacatagcaatatgtcttcatcccgagaactacgtgggctttgatacctcaataaaattgtggatacgtagtcaactcaacttaaatttgaaaagtttaactttgaaagtttaagttgagctcaagcccttttcaattttttcccccccatttcatgttttttttatttacgttcccgagtccgacgacacttgtaaattatattacattgttgtatgttgtatacttgtagttgtagatgtatatgtattgtaaattgtaatgtatcgttgtccgttacaactcaaactcaataaaattgatatcattttctccttattcgtcgtatttctatttgaattataaattgtcttgtactcttgttccaaattgttgtataaatccaaatttcaaattttaaaaaaaaattcgaactGCGAAAcctccggttccgaaccggaaccgcctaaaccgccggaaaaaccggcagttccgaaccggaaccggaaccgccgttttcgaaccggaaccgccggttttcgaaccggaatcggaaccggaaccgtgaaatagcctctcggtccggttccggttccgccttcgaccaaaccggaaccggcggttccgaaccggaaccgtccggttccgaaccgtgggcaacactaacaagagttagaaataaaaaaaatgactatcatacaaaagccccaacttccggctcAAGTCATCGCTCAACCTCTGGAGGCGCTCGGCTTGGGCCGAAGtccggatcgtactgcgtgttggcgtcgaacgaccgatattcaccaggttgtgtacccggccaccgtgcgccatctccaaacatcgggctactaggacttgagtatccaccgaaatccattttatagcgtaatatgagagtttaaaagttaatcgaaaagttacaaatgaaaagtgaagctggggtatatatataacaaaattttcgaattaaaaaaaaaactaaaacgcgtttcatcgtctgcgccatcgtctgcgtcgcccacagtgggcggacgatgccctatcgtccgtgcttcgtccgcggactacgcatcgtccgcggtgccacaatggcggacgatagcacgcccgatgcatcgggcgtgctatcgtccgccccattgtggatggcctaaccgTTTTTATGGGTAAGTATTaatgcatcgggcgcgctattgTCCGCCCCATTATGGATGGCCTAATCGCGGTAAGTATTAAACACAAGcctaaataataatttaatgaaaCATGTAGTTTTCTATAGGATTGCCTCACAtgtaatttattactactaccaCAATATGTGGATAGAAAAGTGAATTGCATTACGATGAACCtgaatttctttattttatggaaataagtaattttattttctttttaaagtaTTGTCCATTGTTAGGTCGGTTTAGGTAAGTCGGCCCAATAGGCTTACCAACCAATCACGTAATacagtattagttttaaattacaATTTGATCTAGAAATATTAATTTACGCGATTAATTGGTTGCTTACTCGATAAAAGTTAAAATGCAATTTCAACTCAACACCTTTTTTTTCTGAATAGTGTATATGATCATAtttcatgaaataattaataaatctcTATTACTATTtcatcccttaaattactactaataataaATTTA is a window encoding:
- the LOC121791649 gene encoding E3 ubiquitin-protein ligase SIS3-like; the protein is MAIKGVDFKWYDGFFLSMLATSVIIVAINWKRYHSCANPLHIWIVVDYTTVFIFRLLMFVDNGLAAGMGLDLGWQQRYKRFYGRIVVLSILVLLLYPFLLAWTVIGTLWFNRSRTCLPEDGQKWGFLIWLLFSYCGLVGIACICMGKWLTRRQAHQLRAQQGIPVSEYGVLVDMVRVPDWAVEAAGQEMRGMVKMQEVAMYHPGLYMTPAQREAVEALIQELPKFRLKAVPTDCSECPICLEEFRVGNE